A window from Fragaria vesca subsp. vesca linkage group LG5, FraVesHawaii_1.0, whole genome shotgun sequence encodes these proteins:
- the LOC101311095 gene encoding AP-2 complex subunit mu-like, which yields MPVAASAVYFLNLRGDVLINRLYRDDVGGNMVDAFRMHIMQTKELGTCPVRQIGGCSFFYMRISNVYIVIVVSSNANVACAFKFVVEAVALFKSYFGGAFDEDAIRNNFVLIYELLDEIMDFGYPQNLSPEILKLYITQEGVRSPFSSKPTDKPVPNATLQVTGAVGWRREGLVYKKNEVFLDIVESVNLLMSSKGSVLRCDVTGKILMKCFLSGMPDLKLGLNDKIGLEKESQLKSRPTKSGKTIELDDVTFHQCVNLTRFNSEKTVSFVPPDGEFELMKYRITEGVNLPFRVLPTIKELGRTRIEVNVKVKSVFGAKMFALGVVIKIPVPKQTAKTSFQVTSGRAKYNAAIDCLVWKIRKFPGQTEPTLSAEVELISTMTEKKSWTRPPIQMEFQVPMFTASGLRVRFLKVWEKSGYNTVEWVRYITKAGSYEIRC from the exons GGGAAATATGGTGGATGCTTTCCGAATGCATATAATGCAAACAAAAGAGCTTGGTACATGTCCTGTGCGGCAGATTGGTGGATGCTCTTTCTTTTACATGAGAATCAGCAATGTTTACATCGTGATTGTAGTCAGCAGCAATGCGAATGTAGCTTGTGCCTTCAAGTTTGTTGTTGAG GCTGTTGCGCTGTTCAAATCTTATTTTGGTGGGGCTTTTGATGAAGATGCAATTCGTAACAATTTTGTTTTGATTTATGAGCTGTTGGACG AAATTATGGATTTTGGTTATCCCCAGAATCTTTCTCCAGAAATTTTAAAGCTTTACATCACTCAGGAAGGTGTGCGCTCCCCATTCTCTTCTAAG CCTACAGATAAACCTGTCCCTAATGCAACTCTACAAGTTACAGGTGCTGTTGGTTGGCGGAGAGAGGGCCTTGTTTATAAAAAGAATGAG GTCTTCTTGGATATTGTGGAAAGTGTAAACCTTTTGATGTCTTCCAAAG GTAGTGTTCTACGCTGTGATGTAACTGGGAAGATTCTCATGAAGTGCTTTCTTTCTGGAATGCCTGATTTAAAGTTAGGGTTGAATGATAAGATTGGCCTTGAGAAAGAGTCACAACTTAAATCTCGTCCTACCAAAAG TGGAAAAACTATTGAGCTCGATGATGTTACTTTCCATCAATGTGTAAATTTGACAAGGTTTAACTCAGAGAAGACAGTTAGTTTTGTGCCACCTGATGGTGAATTTGAATTGATGAA GTACCGTATAACTGAGGGTGTGAATCTTCCTTTCCGGGTATTGCCCACAATTAAGGAACTAGGTAGAACCCGCATTGAAGTAAATGTTAAG GTAAAGAGTGTTTTTGGTGCGAAGATGTTTGCGCTTGGGGTTGTTATCAAAATTCCTGTGCCAAAACAAACAGCAAAAACAAGTTTTCAAGTGACATCTGGTCGAGCGAAGTACAATGCAGCTATTGATTGCTTGGTTTGGAA GATAAGAAAGTTTCCGGGGCAAACTGAGCCAACTCTAAGTGCGGAAGTTGAGCTGATTTCCACGATGACAGAAAAGAAGTCTTGGACAAGACCACCAATTCAGATGGAGTTCCAG GTTCCAATGTTTACAGCATCTGGTTTACGTGTACGCTTTCTCAAG GTATGGGAGAAAAGTGGTTACAATACTGTTGAGTGGGTTCGCTATATCACCAAAGCAGGTTCGTATGAGATTAGGTGCTAG